A region from the Defluviitalea raffinosedens genome encodes:
- a CDS encoding carbohydrate ABC transporter permease, translating into MKKLNKKILFAILLIIAFCQLFPLYWLITFSLKSNAEIFGENVLGLPRYWLWENYATALNDGGILRYFINSIIYTGLTVIIVGVLTSMSAYAIARMKWKSKDLVFSIFTLGIMIPTQAALLPLFQVIDKLGLKGGYLGLLIPYVAFGIPMSVMILTGFYKGIPREMEEAAYIDGCGVFKCFVTIMLPMIRPALATASIFTFLGAWNELMFANTLIDSDLYRTLPVGIMSFAGQYTTNWGLIGAGMVIATLPTILIYFMLSNQVQQSLIAGAVKG; encoded by the coding sequence ATGAAAAAATTAAATAAGAAAATTCTTTTTGCAATCTTACTTATTATCGCATTCTGTCAGTTATTCCCGTTATACTGGCTTATCACTTTTTCCTTAAAAAGCAATGCCGAAATATTTGGCGAAAATGTATTGGGACTTCCTAGATACTGGCTTTGGGAAAACTACGCAACTGCCCTCAATGATGGAGGAATTCTGCGTTACTTTATAAATTCCATAATTTATACTGGTTTAACAGTTATTATTGTAGGAGTTCTTACTTCTATGTCAGCTTATGCGATTGCCAGAATGAAATGGAAATCAAAAGATCTTGTTTTTTCTATATTTACCTTAGGGATCATGATTCCTACGCAAGCAGCTTTGCTTCCATTATTCCAGGTAATCGACAAGCTTGGGTTAAAGGGTGGTTATCTCGGGTTGTTAATACCCTATGTTGCTTTTGGTATTCCTATGAGCGTTATGATCCTTACAGGATTTTATAAGGGTATTCCCAGAGAGATGGAAGAAGCTGCTTATATTGACGGTTGTGGAGTTTTTAAGTGTTTTGTTACTATTATGCTTCCAATGATTAGGCCAGCCTTGGCTACAGCTTCAATCTTTACCTTCTTGGGGGCATGGAATGAGTTGATGTTTGCCAATACCCTGATTGATAGCGATCTTTATCGTACTTTGCCTGTTGGAATCATGTCTTTTGCTGGACAGTATACGACCAATTGGGGATTAATTGGTGCAGGAATGGTTATTGCAACTCTACCAACAATTCTCATATACTTTATGTTGAGTAATCAGGTACAACAAAGCTTAATAGCAGGTGCTGTAAAGGGTTAA